In Geminicoccaceae bacterium, a single window of DNA contains:
- a CDS encoding AlpA family phage regulatory protein, with protein MREPDRIVRMNTVLARTGLSKSTIYRKIVEGTFPPQLRISTNGAGWRESDINRWVADPVGWRPEGHTDEAR; from the coding sequence ATGCGCGAGCCAGACCGTATTGTCCGCATGAACACCGTCCTCGCCCGCACCGGGCTGTCCAAGTCCACCATCTACCGCAAGATCGTCGAGGGCACTTTCCCACCCCAACTCAGGATCAGCACCAACGGCGCGGGCTGGCGCGAATCCGACATCAACCGATGGGTTGCCGATCCGGTCGGATGGCGGCCGGAAGGCCATACCGATGAAGCCCGTTAA
- a CDS encoding type II toxin-antitoxin system Phd/YefM family antitoxin, which produces MKTMSAREAKNGFGLMIDTARAEPVLIEKHGRGVVVVVSVEEYERLSVQSGRTDKGETGTKGASKGGQ; this is translated from the coding sequence ATGAAAACCATGTCAGCGCGCGAAGCGAAGAACGGCTTCGGGCTGATGATCGACACCGCGCGTGCGGAGCCGGTGCTGATCGAAAAGCACGGGCGCGGCGTTGTAGTGGTCGTCTCGGTGGAAGAATATGAACGGCTTTCCGTGCAATCTGGACGCACGGATAAGGGGGAAACGGGGACCAAGGGGGCGTCGAAAGGTGGCCAATGA
- a CDS encoding conjugal transfer protein TraD, with the protein MRTWQVERRKRTRHLIELGGLVVKAGIVDLTGDDRAMIYGALLWMADKLAGEDGDRARELWAGRGKEAFNAERNERKEAAPAAPTDAPHDGT; encoded by the coding sequence ATGCGCACCTGGCAGGTGGAGCGCCGCAAGAGGACGCGGCACCTGATCGAACTCGGCGGTCTCGTCGTGAAGGCGGGCATCGTGGACCTGACCGGCGACGACCGCGCGATGATCTATGGCGCGCTGCTCTGGATGGCCGACAAACTCGCCGGCGAGGACGGGGACCGGGCGCGAGAACTGTGGGCCGGAAGGGGGAAAGAGGCGTTCAACGCGGAACGAAACGAGCGGAAGGAAGCCGCTCCCGCTGCACCAACTGACGCGCCTCATGACGGGACATGA
- a CDS encoding conjugal transfer protein TraD, which produces MRKPRDYDAELKALEEKTRELKTRKVQQLGELVIATGADALTVEELAGALVALMETKDAGKRESWAKHGAAFFRSKSRRSANAPDRDAGGAATQSGGAQSASGGAGAA; this is translated from the coding sequence ATGCGCAAGCCACGAGACTATGATGCGGAATTGAAGGCTCTGGAGGAGAAGACCAGGGAACTGAAAACCCGCAAAGTGCAGCAACTCGGCGAACTGGTCATTGCCACCGGGGCCGATGCGCTCACCGTCGAAGAACTGGCGGGCGCGCTGGTCGCGCTGATGGAAACAAAGGATGCCGGAAAGAGGGAGTCATGGGCCAAGCACGGCGCGGCATTCTTTCGCAGTAAGTCACGGCGATCTGCGAATGCGCCTGATCGGGACGCTGGCGGCGCTGCAACGCAATCGGGCGGCGCGCAATCGGCATCAGGCGGCGCGGGCGCGGCATGA
- a CDS encoding HigA family addiction module antidote protein — protein MLTTKRKPATVGEILTEEFMQPMGLTQGALAEAMGVQRKHVNELCGNRRNVTAATALILARVFGNSPDFWLNVQRRSDLWEVMNTPKERERVERARPLEKAA, from the coding sequence ATGCTGACCACCAAGCGCAAGCCGGCGACAGTCGGCGAGATACTGACCGAAGAGTTCATGCAGCCGATGGGGCTGACACAGGGCGCGCTCGCCGAAGCGATGGGCGTCCAGCGCAAGCACGTCAACGAGCTGTGCGGCAATCGCAGGAACGTGACGGCGGCGACGGCGCTGATCCTCGCCCGTGTGTTCGGCAACAGCCCGGACTTTTGGCTCAACGTGCAGCGGCGCAGCGATCTTTGGGAGGTAATGAACACGCCCAAGGAGCGCGAACGGGTCGAGCGCGCGCGTCCATTGGAGAAAGCGGCCTGA
- a CDS encoding recombinase family protein: protein MTVPQKTIGVRAALYLRVSTARQAEHDVSIPDQKRQGEAYCEARNLQLVETFIEPGASATNDRRPEFQRMIEAGTSKPAPFDVVVVHSFSRFFRDHFELEFYVRKLAKNGVKLVSITQEMGDDPMHVMMRQIMALFDEYQSKENAKHVMRALKENARQGFWNGSLPPIGYRTVAAEQRGAKVKKKLEIDPLHADTVRLIYRLALEGDGTTGQMGVKNIVSYLNSRRIFTRDGGRWGIGQVHRILTRRTYMGEHEFNKRSKSKELKPKTEIVVVPVPPIIDRETFDAVQKLLKARNPKVMPARVISGPTMLTGLIHCAKCGGAMTIRTGKGGRYRYYACSMKARQGPTACEGMAVPMQKLDDLVADHLEKQLLQPERLETILTAVLDRREERSERRREHIAELNKRATESELRLKRLYNAIEAGVADLDDPALKDRIDGLKAIRDQARVDAERAQAMLQHAGSQAVTPQMLRKFAAKARQRIRLEGGGYRRDHLRALAQRVEVAEGEVRIMGSKSRLLQTLVAGSGVNSVPTQGLKWRRERDSNP, encoded by the coding sequence ATGACCGTGCCCCAGAAAACCATAGGGGTACGCGCCGCCCTTTACCTGCGCGTCTCGACGGCGCGACAGGCCGAGCATGACGTTTCCATTCCCGACCAGAAGCGGCAGGGCGAAGCCTATTGCGAGGCGCGCAACCTGCAACTGGTCGAGACCTTCATCGAACCCGGCGCATCGGCCACCAATGACCGCCGCCCCGAGTTCCAGCGCATGATCGAGGCGGGCACGTCGAAACCCGCGCCCTTCGATGTGGTCGTGGTCCATTCGTTCAGCCGGTTCTTCCGCGATCACTTCGAGCTTGAGTTCTATGTTCGCAAGCTTGCCAAGAACGGGGTCAAGCTCGTCTCGATCACACAGGAAATGGGGGATGACCCCATGCACGTCATGATGCGGCAGATCATGGCGCTGTTCGATGAATACCAGTCCAAGGAAAACGCCAAGCACGTCATGCGGGCCTTGAAGGAGAATGCCCGACAAGGCTTCTGGAACGGCTCGCTTCCTCCTATCGGCTATCGCACAGTCGCCGCCGAGCAGCGCGGCGCGAAGGTCAAGAAGAAGTTGGAGATCGACCCGCTCCACGCCGACACGGTGCGACTGATCTATCGCCTTGCCCTGGAAGGCGACGGCACCACCGGCCAGATGGGCGTCAAGAACATCGTCTCCTATCTCAACAGTCGCCGCATCTTCACCCGCGACGGCGGACGTTGGGGCATCGGTCAGGTTCACCGCATCCTCACCCGCCGCACCTATATGGGCGAGCATGAGTTCAATAAGCGCTCCAAGAGCAAGGAACTGAAACCCAAAACAGAGATCGTTGTCGTGCCGGTCCCTCCAATCATCGACCGTGAGACCTTCGACGCGGTTCAAAAGCTGCTCAAGGCCCGTAACCCCAAGGTCATGCCAGCCCGCGTCATCAGCGGCCCGACCATGCTGACCGGCCTGATCCATTGCGCCAAGTGCGGCGGGGCCATGACCATCCGCACCGGCAAGGGTGGGCGCTACCGCTATTATGCCTGCTCGATGAAGGCGCGGCAGGGACCGACCGCCTGCGAGGGCATGGCCGTGCCGATGCAGAAGCTGGACGATCTGGTTGCCGATCACCTTGAGAAGCAGTTGCTTCAGCCCGAACGTCTGGAAACCATCCTTACCGCCGTTCTCGACCGGCGAGAGGAACGCTCGGAGCGCCGCCGCGAGCATATCGCCGAACTCAACAAACGCGCCACGGAATCGGAATTGCGCCTCAAACGGCTCTACAACGCCATCGAGGCGGGCGTAGCCGATCTGGACGACCCGGCGCTGAAAGACCGCATCGACGGCCTCAAGGCCATCCGCGATCAGGCACGCGTCGATGCCGAGCGTGCGCAGGCGATGCTCCAGCACGCCGGGAGCCAGGCGGTGACGCCGCAAATGCTCAGGAAGTTCGCCGCAAAGGCCCGCCAGCGTATCCGGCTTGAAGGTGGCGGCTATCGCCGCGACCACCTGCGGGCGCTCGCGCAGCGCGTCGAGGTCGCCGAGGGCGAGGTTCGTATCATGGGATCGAAGTCCCGGCTGCTACAGACGCTGGTGGCGGGAAGTGGCGTAAACTCAGTGCCCACTCAAGGACTGAAGTGGCGGAGGGAACGGGATTCGAACCCGTGA
- a CDS encoding type II toxin-antitoxin system RelE/ParE family toxin, producing the protein MIVGFRDDWLRAFFVEDIRSRNIPSDLEARLFRKLQMIDDAVTDQDLRVPPSNHFEKLRGNLAGFHSIRVNQQWRLIFRWDGKRGEADGIYLDDHSYR; encoded by the coding sequence GTGATCGTAGGCTTTCGGGACGACTGGCTGCGGGCCTTCTTTGTGGAAGATATCCGCTCCCGCAACATCCCTTCCGACCTGGAAGCCCGCTTGTTCCGCAAGCTCCAGATGATTGACGACGCCGTGACCGATCAGGACTTGCGCGTGCCGCCCAGCAATCACTTCGAGAAGCTGCGCGGCAACCTAGCAGGTTTCCATTCCATCCGAGTCAACCAGCAATGGCGGTTGATCTTCCGGTGGGATGGCAAGCGCGGCGAGGCGGACGGAATCTATCTGGACGATCACAGCTACCGATGA
- the traA gene encoding Ti-type conjugative transfer relaxase TraA, with product MAIYHLHVKVIGRKAGSSAVASAAYRSASRMRDERIDRVQDFSNKRGVVHSEVLLPENAPEQWSDRERLWNDVEAFEVRKDAQLAREVEFAIPREMTQTQGIELARDFTQAEFVDQGMIADLNVHWDIGEDGMPKPHAHVMLTMREVDEYGFGKKARDWNRTEMVERWRERWAEHVNERLAELDIDARIDHRSLEAQGIGLEPQSQVGAPAQRIEREGIEAADRADMHREIARNNGARIITDPSVALDAITHQQSTFTRRDMAMFAHRHSDGIEQFNEVMGAMRGSPDLVELGQDGRGEDRFTTRDMIEVEQRLHRAAELMAENERHEVSDRDRAAALARAEQRGLVLSGEQVDALAHVTDGRDLGIVVGYAGTGKSAMLGVAREAWEAAGFEVRGVALSGIAAENLEGGSGIASRTIASMEHGWKQGRDMLTSRDVLVIDEAGMVGTRQLERVLSHAADAGAKVVLVGDPQQLQSIEAGAAFRSLHERHGGVEIREVRRQREDWQRDATRDLATGRTGHAIHAYDAHNMVHEAQTREQARDDLIDRWDRDRQSVPDSSRIILTHTNAEVRELNEAARDKMRAAGDLGEDVRVAVERGTRSFATGDRIMFLQNERGLGVKNGTLGTIEEVSSQSMSVRTDDGRSVAFDLKDYDRIDHGYAATIHKAQGMTVDRTHVLATPGLDSHGSYVALSRHRDGMDLHYGQDDFASQDRLVRTLSRDRAKDMASDYEQTDPAQDYAERRGITFRERMERVVEIARQVPEKVRGMFDGLRLPADGAPGADVPGQPERRRAEAEGPQREPASPVREDADDPELAMRRARTAALKRHARAVDGIFSTEDTGAKASPEQMRELTDARKAFEEVRPHGWRDAEAAYVKDPELVREAATGRVNRAVRALQLETEIRTDPQRRADRFVERWQKLDRASQQQYQAGDMSGYNATRSSMGDMAKSLQRDPQLESILANRKQQLGIMFESGRRLGAELAFTHGIDLGRGRGIGL from the coding sequence ATGGCGATCTATCATCTTCACGTCAAAGTCATTGGCCGCAAGGCCGGGAGCAGCGCGGTGGCATCCGCCGCCTACCGCTCGGCTTCACGCATGCGCGACGAGCGCATCGACCGCGTGCAGGACTTCTCCAACAAGCGCGGTGTCGTCCATTCCGAGGTGCTGTTGCCGGAGAACGCACCGGAGCAATGGAGCGACCGCGAACGGCTCTGGAATGACGTTGAAGCCTTCGAGGTCAGGAAGGACGCCCAGCTTGCCCGTGAGGTGGAATTTGCGATTCCGCGCGAGATGACACAGACGCAGGGCATCGAACTGGCACGCGACTTCACGCAGGCCGAGTTTGTCGATCAGGGTATGATCGCCGACCTGAATGTGCATTGGGATATTGGCGAGGACGGGATGCCGAAACCCCATGCCCATGTCATGCTCACCATGCGCGAAGTCGATGAATACGGATTCGGCAAAAAGGCGCGGGACTGGAACCGCACGGAGATGGTGGAGCGGTGGCGGGAACGCTGGGCCGAGCATGTGAATGAGCGGCTGGCCGAACTCGACATTGACGCGAGGATCGACCATCGCAGCCTTGAGGCTCAGGGCATCGGGCTGGAGCCGCAGAGCCAGGTCGGCGCACCTGCGCAGCGCATCGAGCGCGAAGGGATTGAGGCCGCCGATCGCGCGGACATGCACCGCGAGATCGCGCGCAACAACGGCGCACGGATCATCACCGATCCTTCCGTCGCACTGGATGCGATCACGCATCAACAATCGACCTTCACGCGGCGCGATATGGCAATGTTCGCGCATCGGCACAGTGACGGCATCGAGCAGTTCAACGAAGTCATGGGCGCGATGCGCGGCTCGCCCGATCTGGTCGAACTCGGGCAGGACGGACGCGGCGAGGATCGGTTCACCACGCGCGACATGATCGAGGTGGAACAGCGCCTTCATCGCGCGGCAGAACTCATGGCCGAAAATGAACGCCACGAGGTCAGCGACCGGGACAGAGCGGCCGCACTTGCGCGCGCCGAACAGCGCGGTCTTGTCCTCTCCGGCGAGCAGGTCGATGCGCTGGCGCATGTCACAGACGGGCGCGACCTTGGCATAGTCGTGGGTTATGCCGGGACGGGAAAGAGCGCCATGCTGGGCGTGGCGCGCGAGGCTTGGGAAGCGGCAGGTTTTGAGGTTCGCGGCGTTGCGCTATCCGGCATCGCCGCCGAGAATCTGGAAGGTGGATCGGGCATTGCCTCGCGCACCATCGCCAGCATGGAACATGGCTGGAAACAGGGCCGCGACATGCTCACCAGCCGCGATGTTCTGGTGATCGATGAGGCGGGCATGGTCGGCACACGCCAATTGGAACGTGTGCTGTCCCATGCCGCCGACGCGGGTGCAAAGGTGGTGCTGGTCGGTGATCCACAGCAATTGCAATCCATCGAGGCGGGCGCAGCCTTCCGCTCGCTTCACGAACGTCATGGCGGTGTCGAGATTCGTGAGGTTCGCCGCCAGCGCGAGGACTGGCAGCGGGACGCGACTCGCGATCTGGCGACTGGCAGGACGGGCCATGCAATCCATGCCTACGACGCGCACAACATGGTACATGAGGCTCAAACGAGAGAGCAGGCGCGCGATGATCTGATCGATAGATGGGACCGTGACAGGCAGAGCGTACCGGACAGCAGCCGCATCATCCTCACGCACACCAATGCCGAGGTGCGCGAACTCAACGAGGCAGCCCGCGACAAGATGCGGGCGGCTGGCGATCTTGGCGAGGACGTGCGCGTCGCAGTCGAACGCGGCACTCGCAGCTTTGCCACCGGGGATCGCATCATGTTCCTGCAAAACGAACGCGGGCTTGGCGTGAAGAACGGCACGCTGGGCACAATTGAGGAAGTCAGCTCCCAATCCATGTCGGTTCGCACGGACGATGGCCGCTCCGTCGCCTTCGACCTGAAGGACTACGACCGCATCGACCACGGTTATGCCGCGACCATCCACAAGGCACAGGGCATGACGGTGGACCGCACCCATGTGCTAGCGACGCCGGGCCTGGATAGTCACGGCAGCTATGTCGCCCTGTCTCGGCACCGTGACGGCATGGACCTGCATTATGGCCAGGACGACTTCGCCAGTCAGGACCGGCTCGTCCGCACCCTGTCCCGCGACCGGGCCAAGGACATGGCATCGGACTACGAGCAGACCGACCCGGCGCAGGACTATGCCGAGCGGCGAGGCATCACCTTCCGCGAGCGGATGGAGCGGGTTGTCGAGATCGCCAGGCAAGTGCCGGAGAAGGTGCGCGGCATGTTCGACGGCCTGCGCCTGCCCGCAGACGGCGCGCCCGGCGCAGATGTCCCAGGGCAGCCGGAAAGGAGAAGAGCGGAAGCGGAGGGTCCGCAGCGTGAACCGGCATCGCCTGTGAGGGAGGACGCCGATGATCCGGAATTGGCGATGCGCCGTGCGCGGACCGCTGCGCTCAAGCGTCATGCCCGCGCGGTGGACGGGATATTCAGTACCGAGGATACCGGCGCTAAGGCCAGCCCCGAGCAAATGCGCGAACTGACTGATGCCCGCAAAGCCTTTGAGGAAGTGCGGCCGCATGGTTGGCGCGATGCCGAGGCCGCGTATGTCAAAGACCCGGAACTTGTGCGTGAGGCTGCGACAGGCCGTGTCAACCGCGCAGTTCGCGCCCTCCAGCTTGAAACGGAAATTCGTACCGATCCGCAGCGCCGCGCCGACCGCTTCGTGGAGCGCTGGCAGAAACTCGATCGCGCCAGCCAACAGCAGTACCAGGCGGGAGATATGTCCGGCTACAACGCCACCCGCTCTTCGATGGGCGACATGGCGAAGAGCCTCCAACGCGATCCGCAACTGGAATCCATTCTCGCCAACCGCAAGCAGCAACTCGGCATCATGTTCGAATCAGGCCGCCGACTCGGCGCTGAACTCGCCTTCACCCACGGCATCGACCTGGGGCGGGGTCGCGGGATCGGACTCTAA